From the genome of Capsicum annuum cultivar UCD-10X-F1 chromosome 4, UCD10Xv1.1, whole genome shotgun sequence:
GGTAAATTGTGtttgaaatttcaagaatttgTATATtgcattttaaatttataatttaacaaaaattaatgATAAACAAACGAACAATTTCGATTTAGCAATAATTTTGTATACTGCAATTGCAATTTGTGATTTAGGAAatgaatttgtattatttttgaaacCTGATAATTTGTTGATGGTTTTGAATTAATAGTTACTGGCAGTTTGCATACACTATTTGTTGacagtttctttttttttgaaaaaaggggCATTTACCAATTGTTCTAAAGCATTCAGGCGTATAAAATTGTTATAATGAGTATGAACAGTACGAGATGGACTCAATTgtaattgaagaaataaaaaaatatgatagttTGATTCAATTAATTGGTAAGCAACTTTGTATTGAGTTGAATTCAAAAACATTGAAAGTTGAATATAAAGTTGAATTTAGCAGTAGAAGAATGGAGATACATATTGATATGGGGTTGGCCGTTTATGTAATGGTGtggaaagaagaaaaaggatttGGAAACTATCCTTTATGTGTTTCTGTATTTGATAAATCCATGAAAAAGAAGAGTGATTGCTCGAATGTTGAATGCGCTATTTCTGTTATTGATGTGGAAGAAGGAAATTCTGAAGATCATAGTGCTTTAGTTGAAATTGCTGATAAATGAACATGATCAGACAATTATTTTTGATCCAAATCACAATGAAGTGCTCGCTGGTCAAGTTTATAAGAACAAAGCAACTTTAAAATCAGTGATGACGCTTTATGCAATCAAAAATAGATTTCAATTAAATACTATACAATCAAATGGCAGTCGGGTAAgtgtattttttgtattaaagCATTTGCGTGTATATTCTGTACatgtttttgtgttttgtttaaaaatctatttatgttttcatgcatacatggttttgtgttattttaaaaatgtatttatgtattcataTTATTGTATAACTAGTCACATAAACTTGTTACTATTCATACAGAATACAGTAAATATACTTGTATACGTTAGTAAATCAGGTTAGAAATTTTCGAAAATACTAaacttttttttgtataaattactaatataaaatttttacatTGCAGGTATAATTTGGTGTGCAAATCTAAGAAATATGATTGGTTGCTAATGACATCCAGTAAGAAAAAGTTCGATTTGTATAAGATTGGTCGATTTCGTCATGAGCATACGTGTCCTTTAAAGGATCGGGTGTATGAGCAAAAACATGTTAGTAGTTCAACGATTGAAGGAATTGTTAAGCAAAATGTATCCAACCATAAAAGATTATATACGGTTAAACACATACAAGAGGATATTAAGAATGATCTTGGATTGGATCTGACTTATACAATGGCCTGGAGGGCTAGGGAGAAAGCTTTGATTTCATTGAGGGGTACAACGTATGCTTCATACAACAGATTGCCAGAATATTTATACATGTTGGAAAAAAACATACCCTGATTCGCATATacggatgaaaaaaaaaagataatgaatTCCTATATGTTTTTATATCGTTGTATTCTTCAATTAAAGAATTTGATTCATGTAGAccaattgttgttgttgatggaagTTACCTTAGGGGAATATATAATGAAACTTTTGTGTCAGCTATTACACTTGATGGAGcaggttagtccattaatttttatttatacattaaTTGTACTTTAAACATTGTTAAGGTATTAGTAAAtacaatattatttaaaatacattAGCTGAAAAACACACTGTAGAATTGCTTATGTATATCTTAATTATGCAGGACATATATTTCCACTTGCTTATGGAATATTGGATTCTGAGAATTATGCAGCTTGGGGTTGGTTCTTTGAGCAGTTAAAAGAAGCTTATGGTGTAAAACTAAATATGTGTGTTTTGTCCGATAGAAATGAGAGTTTTATAAAGGCTGTATCGACGGTATATGATGGTGTTGTACAGTATGTTTGCATCTGGAATCTATGAAAAAATATCATAACCACTTTCAGAAAGTCGCATGCAAAATTAGTTGATGTGTTTTACGCAATGGCTAAAGAATATACAATTTCTGAATTTAACAATCTAATGAAGAAGGTTGAACAAATAGATGTTAGGGTGAAAGAGTACTTGCAGAAGGCTGGTTATGACAAGTGGACTAGGGTGTATGCTACTGTAAATCGTGGTTTTACACTTACATCAAACATTGTAGAAATCATAAACAGGCATATAATGGAAGCGAGGGAATTGCCTATATATGATTTCTTAGAGGAAGTTAGAAAGATATTTGGCAGATGGAATCACAACAATCGACAAGTTGGGACATTCACACGCACCCCTATTTGCGGGAGATACAATGATCTTCTCGAGTTAAATGAGGCCAAAAGCACACGAATGAGGGTAAGTAatttattagaaataaacaatattagtgttttattttaatatttacatatatacatttacaaTTATTTGTAGTAATTTATTAGAAATAAACTTTTTAATGTTCTGTATTAATATATGCATATACTtatctgtatatacaaatatatgtatatacatatatataactatttatTCATCACAAGTTGTACCTATAACGAACTATGTTTATGCTATGCTACATGAAAATAGACGTTATATTATTTATTTGGAGAAGAAGACATGTACTTGCCATAGATTCCAAATTGATGAAGTTATGTGCTCATTCTTATGTAGTTTTAAAGAGCAAACATTTTGAAGCTGATGATTACTGCTAACTTATACAAGCCAGTAGTGGTGTTGGGCATATATGAGATTCCTCTATTGCCACTGCCTGATAGGTCTATATGGGAGATACCAAATTTTATATTAAGCAAAATTGCTCTACCACCCAAGTACAAACGTCCCCCCAGGAGgccaaagaaaagagaaagagaaaagtcTGTTGGAGATTTTTATAAGTCTAAATCCACTAATTCATGCAGTGCTTGTGGGATGACTGGTCACAATAGGCGTTCGTGTAGGAAAATACGTCGAGTTGAATAATTTTatacattttaatttgtttatgtttatcttttttttgaatatatctagcaaaagaaataaaatatcagTTATGACTTGTGACTGATTTATGTTCAAATTAATGATCAATAACATAAaacattttgatatattctttatttttatattacattcaaattataatttttcatggTATATGGACAtgtttaaaagaaagaaaatacatatataattcaCTTTACATCATAACTATAAACGTGTGCAGTCTATTGTAATAACTTGTCAGTTCTCACTATCATGTTGTTTATCATATTATATGCATACTTTATTGTATATACTCGTAAtgcatatattcatatatttatgcttATACCATTTGAAGATTAtatattgatgtgtgagcagatactaacacatttgaggcttttaactctgaataattgtgaagtcttaagcaacttttgttatttttgattgtttttattgttttaatgaaGATGTAAGTGACCGAGGAAGaaactaaaggaaagaagaacaaaatcaGTTGAAATTGGTGTAAATAAGATGAAGTGTAGCTGACGACATCTTTGAAGTGCCGTTAGACATGTGAAAGGCTGTCATAATTaccgtcaagcttagacagaagATGAAGAATCAAAgagaagtgtgacgacatttcttaAGTGTCGTCACAACTTTGACAAGGTATCAAAATCATCGTCAACTCGAAGCAGAACATGATGATTTTTAATGAGGATGTGATGACATTTCTCACATGCCGTCACATATTTGATACACCGTCAAATTTTGCCGTTAGGAGAAGCAGAAGATGCTATTGTACTAAACGCTTTGACGATATTCCGAAAAAGCCGTCAGGTGTTTGACAAGCCGTCAGAAATGGCGTCGTTTATtctgagaaaaaaagaaaaaagctaaAACTTGAGATTTGCTTCCATATATAGTTCTTTCTATTTAAGGCatagtttttatgttttattagaggGAGGAACTTATAAAAAGGGTTTTTTAATTCTCTTTAGGGAGATCATCCACAATTAATTATCCATTGAGCAGAGAACATACGATATTTGTTCTCTCTATATCAAGAAcaatatttttggtgtttttgcCTTGTGAATCAGATACAAGTTCACTTTCGATTccattcatcattgtaagttaatcctttcagttatgaatgCAAATTGCATGCTTGTTTCTTgcgtcatgagtagctaaattcctgTAACCTtgattatggaatctagggttaagtcatgataaggtgttaaattaattattcaaggtTTAATAGGAGTtaagatttcttgataattctgagactataatttatgtctgttggttgcaaacaatagacgtACCTACTTtagtttgcttgagaaagaaatcataaacagtaggaagtaagttatcaacagggactcagaaaggtttcgtttaataatcaacactgtaataaggttggttaacctgaggtaaaatctgtatAGTGATaagcgattccctaagtccgagagaattagaaaattagatgcttgaataggtcaagagatatttgagcataccatcaataaagatagcttgtcatcctaccaccgtgagaatcttgagtaaattttagcatctgtcatgtactgtaagccctagtgaacataatcctggttatttcataaaatcttagttacaaacatcgaaatcaaagtgacaaacaattacgTGTTAAACTCAAACCCCCACTTTAGTTTCTTTTTGTGccaattgtttgaatttaacttgtagctatagtttcaaattaatttaatcgccacttacattgttccctgtggattcgaccccgactccaaagttgggtaaatatattgacgacgaccaccttgcactaaatttaggtgtaagttgagcattataaaaaatggtgccattgtcggggaacaatttagcGTATTTAGTTaatttggaattttagcttacttgcttgaattcaagcttgtaaatatttgtttgtgatttcctttgtttcttgtgttaggtagattttctttatttttttaatttcttactatggcatcatggaatgaatgtgagtttgatggttgaaaattttatctggatgatccatgtccatattgtgatggacctcacttttggcaagattgtagatatgctccctggagagagatgtgtgtACCATCTCCGTCCTAccaggagtataattgttctttatatggtggtcaagatggacattggagtgattgcccaaatgcccctccccctattgcgctaacccaagttctagttcttcttatgagtatgaaaGGTCTTaaggtcaagaaaaggaagaacgaagcattggatagagtgacattgaagctatgcttcaactaatgttggatcatatagacacaatgaatgataccatatgtgacatacgttAAGAGATTAGAGTATTTAACGAGGGAAGAAAAAAGATAGAAGAGatgatatcgaggtcaatcatccaaagcacttttctacactatgttgatgatgagcttgatgttgagcaaccctcggtgatttcccaaccaatcgaaccattcatgaatgaagatgccaaGGATGAGGAAATAGTATTAGAgtcaaaataagaaatcaagcATAAACCTCataaagactctagtccattttggggcaaaaatactaataggaaagttattttgaaattgagggttagtccttattcaaatcacttttcaacattatacttagtggatgtgatgaaagtcgaatcacccaagcaaatgaagaattttaaaaatgagaagaaagattcttacattttggagtttgtccttccaaaagggtttactacaaccccaatattgaaggccaaggagcttaaagatcgatgtccatttagtggctgtTTAAGATTCTCAACATTACCAAATAAGCCCACACAaaattttgatgcaaaattgggcaagcagttcaagtcttcgaagtggcgtgatagaacattccttatcatgccctcacatttacCTAACACACcccgaagatgtattgatcaaaagttgggctGGTGTTttaaatcctccaagtggagacataaataattatcaacaaggtatcttgatgaagtctgagtagtccaGATAACTGAGTCGCGCCGCGATATTAAACcaagcactgcttgggaggcaacccaaggtattttgttatttttattcgtCTTATGTGATTAACATCAGATCTTCGCATCCatggtgccacaagtatgtttctaactctcttgttttagtttgatgcattagagacattggatgattttaagttgagggtggggttacttgtgggtgttgatgtcctccgtgagtttttgttgccgtgcctcttttccctggagtcttattcctagtagagatggcatgtttaggcgtattatattttgttttgtgatggGTTATGGTTAATTAAGGGAAAAGTAAGTATCTAGAGtagttgatatatttttgttgatttctctTGGAATGACAAGTACCTCTCCAGCTGTCTATCtgataactgtgtgatatgcatctatatgtgactactgtgaatatttttatggcattagttctaggtacatgataatcattgctaacaattgcatgaactggataggtattagcttgtgatgtacctttatgccatgtgtgtgtgaggtctagCTCAGTTCCTTTTGTATGTTAAATTTAGAACTTGactggttagtcttgccttggttgaaagataggggttaggaaaggatcataggccgttgttgatattaatccacttttagcctaaattacaTACCCTGTGTGCATGATATCTCCCTTGATCCCTCTTTTGAGCCTgaatagattaattttttttatgacacCTGTCTTCTTCCTATTTAACTCagaatgaacctgttttggccctggtcccccttggatactgtgcaccttaactagacaaataacctaagttgagggtggctatcataagggtgcgtgATGTGAAATGTGTATGAAGAAAgattgaataaaaagaaaagatttaaatgatggatgtggtagaaaaagaataagaaaagaaaaagactgtGAAAAAAAGAATGAAGTGTTAAAAAAAAGACCGCACTCATCcggaatatgtgtgatcaagaatgaatgataaataaaaaaaggataagAGGTGGGACCCTAAAAGAgtagtgtagtatcaaggaggcttagtcactttaaatatctaTGAACACCAttccagccccaagcctacattacaagccaaagaaaaagccctatagtgatcctaactcaactgtctgaaagccttggtaatgaaaataagggcaagcatatggtatttgacatacattgattggaatttctttctgagagtgagtgtctcttgactgccCCTGCATTGATATGCTTGATTTCATACATGAGttaggagggacttctttgttgtaagggcacacagGTTCTATCACTAGCtgcctacttgtttgggtagtgtaacttgtatatatggaTGGTTGTTGTTTCTAAATTGATTCCaaatcttgattcctttgggtcacattgtgGATCTTCATTTATAAATATAGTTGggtttataagtaattgaacttggagagtgccatgtgttttgagctaaaattgaaaatcaactgcCATGGGTATCTTATGTatttcttggttaagcatcgtggtgttgtgttttggttgcttgaggacaagcaattgttttaagttaagggtgttgatgtgtgagcagatgctaacacatttgaggcttttaactctaaataattgtgaagtcttaagcaacttttgttatttttgattgtttttattgttttaatgcaGATGTAAGTGATCGACGaggaaattaaaggaaaaaagaacaaaatcagTTAAAATCTAGTGCAAATAAGGTGAAGTGTAGCTGACGACATCTTTGAAGCCCCGTCAGACATATGAAAGGCTGTCATAATTGCCGTCAAGCTTAGACCAAAGCTGAAGAAATTAAAGTGtagtgtgacaacatttctgaaGCGCCGTCACAActttgacaaggcatcaaaatCGCCAGCAACTAAAAGCAGAATATGATGATTTCCAATAAGGATGTGACGATATTTCTCACATGCCGTCACATATTTGACACGCCTTCAAATTTTGCCGTCAGGAGAAGC
Proteins encoded in this window:
- the LOC124897946 gene encoding uncharacterized protein LOC124897946 → MAKEYTISEFNNLMKKVEQIDVRVKEYLQKAGYDKWTRVYATVNRGFTLTSNIVEIINRHIMEARELPIYDFLEEVRKIFGRWNHNNRQVGTFTRTPICGRYNDLLELNEAKSTRMRLMITANLYKPVVVLGIYEIPLLPLPDRSIWEIPNFILSKIALPPKYKRPPRRPKKREREKSVGDFYKSKSTNSCSACGMTGHNRRSCRKIRRVE